A region of Ammoniphilus oxalaticus DNA encodes the following proteins:
- a CDS encoding thymidylate synthase: MKEGEREGKVVKAYLDLLQYIVEHGVKKDDRTGTGTIATFGYQMRFDLKQGFPLLTTKRVPFRLIVSELLWFIKGDTNIKYLLEHNNNIWNEWAFKKWVESSDYTGPDMTDFGHRSQTDLSFKQSYEQQMDLFKQRILSEPEFARVYGELGNVYGKQWRSWETSRGETIDQFKNVIDEIKTNPDSRRLIVSSWSPEDVLPARAALPPCHTLYQFYVADNKLSCQLYQRSGDSFLGIPFNIASYALLTHLVAHECGLEVGEFVHTIGDAHIYLNHLEQIETQLGREPRNLPTLKMNAAIDSIFSFNVDDFELVGYDPHPPISGPVAV, translated from the coding sequence ATGAAGGAAGGCGAAAGGGAGGGTAAAGTGGTGAAGGCTTATTTAGATTTACTGCAATATATAGTTGAACATGGTGTAAAAAAGGACGATCGAACAGGGACAGGAACGATCGCCACCTTTGGGTATCAAATGCGATTCGATCTCAAACAAGGTTTTCCCTTGCTGACAACCAAAAGGGTTCCCTTTCGATTAATCGTTAGCGAGTTGCTTTGGTTTATAAAAGGCGATACAAATATAAAGTATTTATTGGAACATAACAATAATATTTGGAATGAGTGGGCCTTTAAAAAGTGGGTAGAGAGCAGCGATTATACAGGCCCTGATATGACGGATTTTGGTCACCGTTCGCAAACAGATCTATCTTTTAAACAATCGTATGAACAGCAGATGGATCTTTTTAAACAAAGAATCTTGAGCGAGCCTGAGTTTGCCCGCGTTTATGGTGAATTAGGCAACGTATACGGCAAACAGTGGCGGAGTTGGGAAACTTCGCGAGGGGAAACGATCGACCAATTTAAAAATGTGATTGACGAAATTAAGACGAATCCTGATTCGCGTAGACTCATCGTATCGAGCTGGTCTCCTGAGGATGTGCTCCCCGCTCGAGCCGCATTACCGCCCTGCCATACGCTGTATCAGTTTTACGTTGCCGACAACAAGCTCTCTTGTCAGCTGTATCAGCGAAGTGGAGATTCATTCCTAGGCATTCCGTTTAATATAGCAAGCTATGCCTTGTTGACTCACCTTGTCGCCCATGAATGCGGGCTAGAGGTGGGGGAATTCGTGCATACGATTGGCGATGCGCATATTTATCTGAATCACCTTGAACAGATTGAAACACAATTAGGGCGTGAACCGAGGAATTTGCCTACATTAAAGATGAATGCGGCTATCGATTCTATTTTTTCATTTAATGTGGACGATTTTGAGCTTGTCGGTTACGATCCGCACCCTCCCATCTCCGGCCCAGTCGCTGTATAA
- a CDS encoding DUF6154 family protein, whose translation MKFIDDLYNLYRDHLTGDEEDAIAIVLGVLQDQDEEDLLNLIKQMNEGEVFQMLSMFLVEMMRRKMATEGVGNTTLDTPPNTYH comes from the coding sequence ATGAAGTTTATCGATGATCTTTACAATCTTTACCGCGACCATTTAACCGGTGATGAAGAAGATGCGATTGCGATCGTGCTTGGCGTTTTACAAGATCAGGATGAAGAAGATTTGCTTAATTTAATTAAGCAAATGAATGAAGGGGAAGTATTTCAAATGCTGAGTATGTTTCTTGTAGAAATGATGAGACGAAAGATGGCAACCGAAGGGGTAGGCAATACAACGCTCGATACGCCCCCAAATACATATCATTGA
- the yunB gene encoding sporulation protein YunB: protein MAGFRTRKRIKPLSFKTAILISLAIFLVISIQTFLFIEKRIEPAMLNIANTKVEQLAAGAINEAIRMKIADGTDFKDLVYFKQDGDGKIKAVLFNYNEQTRIVGEATARVSNTLKELEAVPLVIPLGQALNSNILATIGPDVPITMVPMGSVKVNLIPEVREVGINGVHVNVHMDVEAKVNVVIPFATKPTIVKTQIPLTQGLFMGEVPDYYFKGDTGGDGHSNPSLLPPLQMDDTDLKKEEKK, encoded by the coding sequence TTGGCGGGGTTTCGAACAAGAAAAAGAATAAAACCATTAAGCTTTAAGACAGCGATCTTGATTTCCCTTGCCATTTTTTTAGTGATCTCCATCCAGACCTTCCTCTTTATTGAGAAAAGGATTGAGCCTGCAATGCTAAACATTGCAAATACGAAAGTGGAACAATTAGCGGCGGGAGCCATTAATGAAGCGATACGGATGAAGATCGCGGATGGGACCGATTTTAAAGATCTCGTCTATTTTAAGCAAGATGGCGACGGCAAAATCAAAGCGGTCCTGTTTAATTATAATGAACAAACCCGAATTGTGGGGGAAGCGACAGCGCGAGTGAGCAATACCTTGAAGGAATTAGAAGCAGTTCCATTAGTGATACCGCTTGGGCAGGCTTTAAACAGCAATATATTGGCGACGATTGGCCCCGATGTACCGATCACAATGGTTCCGATGGGTTCGGTTAAAGTGAACCTCATCCCGGAAGTGCGTGAGGTGGGGATTAACGGAGTCCATGTGAACGTGCATATGGATGTGGAAGCAAAGGTCAATGTTGTGATTCCATTCGCGACGAAACCAACAATCGTCAAAACGCAAATACCGTTAACGCAAGGCTTGTTTATGGGGGAAGTTCCTGACTATTATTTTAAAGGCGATACGGGTGGTGATGGCCATTCCAATCCATCCTTGTTACCGCCACTTCAAATGGATGATACTGATTTAAAAAAGGAGGAGAAGAAATAA
- a CDS encoding flavodoxin — translation MTVPKLLIVYASLSGNTEEIASVIAAGIHEDGFEVDMKEVESVTPEELLEYDGILLGSYTWGDGELPDEYIEFYEGLDALDLSEKKAAVFGSGDTSYEHFCGGVDVLEEKLTELGAELTLEGLRVEFAPDGDEEEEKCKQFGKDFVTSLFAVTA, via the coding sequence ATGACTGTGCCTAAACTACTCATTGTTTATGCAAGCTTATCTGGAAATACAGAGGAAATTGCGAGCGTGATTGCAGCCGGCATTCATGAAGATGGCTTTGAGGTTGACATGAAGGAAGTTGAGTCTGTAACACCGGAAGAACTGCTGGAGTATGATGGTATTTTGTTAGGATCCTACACCTGGGGCGATGGAGAGTTGCCTGATGAATATATAGAGTTTTATGAAGGGTTGGACGCGTTGGACTTAAGTGAGAAAAAAGCGGCTGTGTTTGGTTCAGGAGATACATCCTATGAGCATTTTTGCGGGGGTGTCGATGTTCTGGAGGAAAAATTAACGGAACTAGGAGCCGAGTTAACCCTTGAAGGCCTAAGAGTTGAATTTGCGCCAGACGGGGATGAAGAGGAAGAAAAGTGCAAACAGTTCGGAAAAGATTTTGTAACAAGTCTATTCGCGGTAACCGCTTAA
- a CDS encoding dihydrofolate reductase, which yields MISFIVAMDRNRAIGVNNEMPWHLPADLAYFKRVTMGKPIIMGRKTHESIGRALPGRENIVLTRDPSYTSPGCRVIHSVAELEALCEAEFKNQEVFVIGGAELFRQTLEIADRLYITTIDEVFAGDTFFPEVTEAEWELTASEPGVQDEKNQYPHQFLVYDRKK from the coding sequence ATGATTTCCTTTATTGTTGCTATGGATAGAAATCGGGCGATCGGCGTTAATAATGAGATGCCTTGGCATTTACCAGCCGATTTGGCTTATTTTAAACGGGTGACAATGGGTAAGCCGATCATTATGGGCAGAAAAACACATGAATCGATTGGACGGGCCTTGCCTGGCAGGGAGAATATCGTGTTGACGCGCGATCCATCGTATACTTCCCCAGGTTGCAGGGTGATTCATTCGGTTGCCGAACTGGAAGCGCTGTGTGAAGCAGAGTTTAAAAATCAAGAGGTTTTTGTAATTGGCGGCGCCGAACTGTTTCGGCAGACGTTGGAGATTGCTGATCGCCTTTATATTACGACGATTGATGAAGTTTTCGCGGGCGATACGTTTTTTCCTGAGGTAACAGAAGCGGAATGGGAATTGACCGCAAGTGAACCAGGTGTTCAAGACGAAAAAAATCAGTATCCGCATCAATTTTTAGTTTACGACCGAAAAAAATAA
- a CDS encoding IucA/IucC family C-terminal-domain containing protein, with protein MDKIMGAASSLHTEEIADLENKFSVKIGQPKDQTQVLVTGNDLLDGSQLNTYLDELTGKLGSPSRFVTGSQFAKRFALFAIVPNLYAMTMFNKGMHISLQNCQLETDQPSDWLSHVRLIPMQISQPISEQGRAAWRDALIKSMFVDQLEPLWQSLSASARIPMELLWENTAVRLFSLYERRIGAERTELQQRRIEQDYHYLVHEAPGVLFGQSQNPLTKFYKPITVEQPVRIRKTCCFYYEVSADREYCSTCPNKKRG; from the coding sequence ATGGACAAAATAATGGGAGCAGCTTCCTCTCTTCATACGGAGGAAATAGCCGACTTAGAAAATAAATTCAGTGTTAAAATTGGGCAACCTAAAGACCAAACTCAGGTGTTGGTGACAGGAAACGATTTGCTTGATGGGAGTCAACTAAACACTTACTTAGATGAACTGACGGGGAAATTAGGTTCTCCGTCTCGTTTTGTAACAGGTTCACAATTTGCCAAGCGGTTTGCTTTGTTTGCGATTGTTCCTAATCTATATGCAATGACGATGTTTAATAAAGGGATGCATATTTCTTTGCAAAATTGCCAACTGGAAACAGACCAGCCATCCGACTGGTTATCTCATGTTCGATTAATACCTATGCAAATCTCTCAGCCGATCTCTGAACAGGGGCGCGCCGCATGGCGCGATGCTTTGATCAAAAGTATGTTTGTTGATCAACTTGAGCCATTGTGGCAGTCCTTGTCCGCTTCGGCGCGTATTCCAATGGAACTTTTATGGGAGAATACAGCGGTGCGCCTGTTCTCGCTATATGAACGAAGAATAGGAGCAGAACGAACCGAGTTGCAACAACGACGGATTGAACAGGACTACCATTATCTTGTTCACGAAGCGCCTGGCGTCTTATTTGGTCAATCGCAAAATCCACTCACGAAGTTTTATAAGCCGATTACCGTGGAACAGCCAGTACGCATTCGAAAAACGTGTTGCTTTTATTATGAAGTGTCCGCGGACAGAGAGTATTGTTCGACTTGTCCGAATAAAAAACGCGGCTAA
- a CDS encoding YunC family protein — protein MVEVKPIIVEGHQVVSISVQLPKTNLLIVTTDRGYIMCGALDVALLNEKLSDRNIIAGRSLGVRTIEQLLEAPLESVTKTAEDLGIKAGMTGKDAILKMV, from the coding sequence GTGGTTGAAGTGAAACCCATCATCGTTGAAGGACACCAAGTCGTTTCCATTTCTGTGCAATTGCCAAAAACAAATCTGTTGATCGTTACAACCGATCGCGGTTATATTATGTGCGGAGCGCTTGATGTCGCTCTTTTGAATGAAAAATTGAGTGATCGAAATATTATTGCAGGCCGTTCATTAGGCGTGCGCACGATTGAACAATTGCTTGAAGCCCCGCTAGAGTCCGTGACAAAGACGGCGGAGGATTTGGGAATTAAAGCGGGAATGACCGGAAAAGATGCGATTCTCAAAATGGTATAA